One genomic segment of Plasmodium vivax chromosome 9, whole genome shotgun sequence includes these proteins:
- a CDS encoding hypothetical protein, conserved (encoded by transcript PVX_092950A), which produces MNTFSKLFSNAYSGAYSGTYNGAHNEEPNEWKKGNVSKVGSTHTLLKSAPNQYRQWNNVNFAAKKNVDIGEVVITNIKKEEPVLLPHRAHNLGGFSNSCASRQVGKQSSSFNVQAKSNSFGRNAKGVSNNGYSLYNPHNLFNAYRLKNPYYHLQNALLKYESNYPDCGVLKGKSNSTAQNGKIILQQKWCPPPKDYLPQVDINTNDNYEQRKGAYVHHKDNQYSDKGSNVILRSNAYPNWGLQASLKNYVNFPPVEGNTKNEALCSDNFYGKEKIGRSLSHMNRGENEKKSHVIETGIKNVTHEGMFSEATNIPHRSLLSSTKVGQPPDGISSKNGRSGTHVESEMLTKSGGPLHRNVCPMTQLTLNGSGVPLNESQYGKNVNENFLSRTYSLKSISHKSVSNLRRTENQITPSALTSSEQRMGEKPISKVTPREKLPHEVHLARTGGENRYVMQSANGSIHTDAELKANVNLRELRSGEVLNGQQNRFTNRFDDPFTVQRSNPFVCSAKNGKSYSASYGNFFAPQRHNPFGGSGNQGGGDQRGRNQGGGNQRGRNQGGSNNPLAMLSKESIAYKNGRAPCLYAPNKEANDRGESSHTALKYVHPEPVHRSNAQMDGNNEGHNFTLRKNVNQSICNFVSPIEYYTTQEDEGGKEHSLIVQNDIQQFRNEDLQKYYALKGKISQNWNHNGSGCTNHINGVRNGSTCNGGSDPVMLSKGVNRIPHGYIHPPSPVHVNSSSEGTVSKNVKGISSEGGVNVVSGNCVKEMAAEMDNRNHHGNDIGGEKTDKQCNNSLIAHVTNGGVSYWGGAARGPEKASTSEMAINGTCKSRAAEKSYPQSGYYVSNSNGRSGKDDEKTGAYGTRNGNIPNHFSTAAQFSGLNRTQERATPENPPLESKKSAKKWEPVKSNTVMMDSNNHLPCVSKGSTFSEGRDGDISHFEGNTSHFDGNGNGLIMTEKRKTNFNAPSEGGTHSRETPQGRSNTCCDKKETLDIFANVRGTVFHKEEAKEKISEAVMEDGKKKKVYLCTRNGGPHISTVKRCSMAKTGTAYKGRDTPMLQWNRGCGPNVGSAGQGLAQEEGDETVLKVVHSGNSSDVNKDANNGVNNDGNNGDGDEWGGHPQNEGKREAVGGYVQGSIHNRQSRVSLCKRWEEANHLGGEKTHLETHNEQNCEASGWSPSNPSFILGGAKGSSKMVQSDNQENYHLYEALSAKYPAHGNDPQSANAGTTQWSKEKGGKHILNKNINELKNGAMKKHSMENLTDSYIYHLNNLNRNAKMRSEKGKLKMNTHSSSVLERHVPCVSSTERGDTDKRGVGGKGTKREDGVHYMRDDQTGETKCTNSGASNGKSSHHVNSELSSQNTNNSNSGGHCEGHLKDSSYSEGVSLLGRGNQTGSLFQMGEAFSSSSQKRDVEGNDLLAHVRGSNLKEGPVDGVSERRADGAGDSEGAFDKGANGSNDGGSSRGRDVSGVSGMSGVSGMDDMSRVSDMSCLNDGSHEPSDGNKTARARKVTLPWSKDHIVKMNYRSRSMKGKSSITINTKLARYERVLIHTCISKLNWKKCIDNANKGIFYWIGYNITDFDHYNYMKKKKIINRIPSMYMYTKKKALTFLLSHLSLIFPSLYDFYPNTFVLPENKNIIKYILNSNNKDYYIMKPDCGSMGIGVKVIHKYSDININILNGYNCYIIQKYIDNPLLMYKKKFDFRIYILLLPGKHYPKIYLSKIGFARLCTEEYKKKKRYIYNTFIHLTNYSINKDNEKYIRKKNIHDKNNNKQLLSDVFIYLKNNGYDIDDIWKQIKKITCLTSLAIYSYIKEKIKYNFNNNFYFYQLIGLDILLDDTGKAWLLEVNSNPSLRIDYIDPSYTNFEIQLESMFDRYVKEPVISEMFLIVYRKIYKKYLWRRGKRGAPPGVSIGEDQTGKEGKAGKLGKQGKLGKHGKADRIGRVKVQSGFTHDTFVPVNIRGVKNWGAHKKKTGKKVGAQMGAQIGEKMGEKGEPGGTYLPKESPKSDIPCNNQIDKKNGLTRNGGVGKVLSGGRTMYPQKGCTDHLPRNDQCESISKCKLSGTQKGKLGSNTQVMNRMIKRKGKAKNNLFLKKENMSNVDTCVDENDIGSFSLSNEMDNEAEGGSIQLESSNGKGYAARVTNRGGGETPPNEGITSNETSTEMGQNGRYSSRPSSSTTGYLNGIVQKEHGDDAHGGDHPRRQPTNVKRKYANEQAANYDEGEGSFSNEERVYTSSDMDYEDDEVQNGGHAKKNAVEGRKEGSGSTYTYDCYSSGGRSGGGSGSGSDGSVKYVGRNFVKQLGGKQNGVLTAKCNKEGRSRYSSRGEKDPREEEMNQMCSYEEVLKRENKLIETNILNKETYVQIDNQEDIQLDKFLNDDVETYKSLSRNISDSVYKKKIENFIMIRSNLYKYMNCLNVLGIRYINNNDINSFEELYNKNISFDLKKTYTKIRKDILHPLKNNVLEKNVYINLKKETSKYYNEMKIYNDCYFLFDFVLKKYDKNLKKKNKKVEYHIDKNTFLCMCADVKINKIIENVDIPTSSYNNLFDANKGTHENQMFQIVKEVLKNKNCERKGNSGMHRRRHVSDENCSNNSSFGDPPDLSNGILSEDRVYRRRGRGGEEAAKLSALRGGISGIGGVGGVGGVGGTCGNGGNADRDCTTRGLNRCNEQPGNGSYYASIFCPFSLVPTSNNLVNFNTIGIGSTKYKSKRRKKMNIYDLEYLFMRQVFFSKYINKNQGLTVIDFFLLMQQVALLIFPFISYVSAYNVSYPYNGTLFEELNNQGNSLFVSGGPDTGVGGVKKCVKSKKKGEKDRDNNAYSKRENKGCTDCNGCKSCNDVANSAKTNANGFLQKGGEVPYDPLHSELSRTNCTRNGIHHVEEKKKNNYLWHKNVCSNVYNLYEYIQIGVNPAVKNVCLETFLNFIFNKYGIIQFS; this is translated from the coding sequence ATGAATACGTTCAGTAAGCTATTCAGCAACGCGTATAGCGGCGCATACAGCGGCACATATAACGGCGCACATAACGAGGAACCAAATGagtggaaaaagggaaacgtATCAAAAGTGGGCTCCACGCATACGCTGTTAAAAAGTGCACCCAACCAGTATAGGCAATGGAACAACGTAAACTTTGCAGCGAAGAAAAATGTCGACATTGGAGAAGTAGTCATAACAAATATTAAGAAGGAGGAACCGGTGTTGCTACCACATAGGGCACACAATCTGGGTGGATTCTCGAACAGTTGTGCGTCTAGACAAGTGGGCAAACAGAGTAGTTCCTTCAATGTGCAGGCAAAAAGTAACTCCTTTGGTAGAAATGCAAAGGGGGTAAGTAACAACGGGTACTCATTATACAATCCTCACAATTTGTTCAATGCGTATAGATTGAAGAATCCGTATTACCACCTACAAAATGCTTTGCTCAAATATGAGTCTAATTATCCTGACTGTGGGGTACTGAAAGGGAAATCGAATAGTACggctcaaaatggaaagataATTTTACAACAAAAGTGGTGCCCTCCCCCCAAGGATTACCTACCACAGGTTGATATTAATACAAATGACAATTATGAACAGAGGAAAGGAGCCTATGTCCATCATAAGGATAATCAATATAGTGACAAAGGCAGTAATGTAATACTTAGAAGTAATGCCTACCCTAATTGGGGGTTGCAAGCtagcttaaaaaattatgttaatttcccccccgttgaAGGAAACACGAAAAATGAAGCACTATGTAGTGATAACTTTTatgggaaggagaaaattggGAGGTCACTGAGCCACATGAATAGGggtgaaaacgaaaagaaaagtCATGTTATCGAAACGGGGATAAAAAATGTCACACATGAAGGGATGTTCAGTGAGGCAACAAATATTCCGCATAGGAGTCTTCTCAGCAGTACCAAAGTTGGGCAGCCCCCCGATGGTATCAGCAGTAAGAACGGCCGGAGTGGCACCCATGTCGAAAGTGAAATGCTCACCAAGTCAGGTGGCCCACTGCACAGAAATGTATGCCCTATGACGCAGTTGACCTTGAATGGAAGTGGGGTCCCCCTGAACGAAAGTCAGTATGGGAAAAAcgtaaatgaaaatttcctCAGCAGAACCTACTCTCTTAAAAGTATTAGTCACAAAAGTGTAAGCAATTTGAGGAGGACGGAAAATCAAATAACCCCATCTGCACTTACTTCGAGTGAACAGAGAATGGGAGAAAAACCCATTTCAAAAGTAACCCCTCGGGAAAAGCTCCCTCACGAGGTGCATTTAGCACGAACGGGAGGGGAAAACCGTTACGTGATGCAAAGCGCAAACGGAAGCATTCATACAGACGCGGAATTGAAGGCGAACGTTAATCTACGTGAACTGCGTAGCGGGGAAGTACTCAATGGGCAACAGAACAGATTCACGAACAGGTTTGATGACCCATTCACAGTGCAGAGAAGCAATCCGTTCGTGTGTTCGgcgaaaaatggcaaatcgTACAGCGCCAGTTATGGCAATTTCTTCGCCCCGCAGAGGCATAACCCCTTCGGAGGAAGCGGCAACCAGGGAGGCGGCGACCAACGCGGCAGAAACCAGGGCGGCGGCAACCAACGCGGCAGAAACCAGGGCGGAAGCAACAACCCTTTAGCCATGCTGAGTAAAGAAAGCATTGCTTACAAAAATGGCAGAGCGCCATGCCTGTATGCCCCCAACAAAGAAGCAAACGacaggggggaaagcagcCACACGGCCTTGAAGTACGTCCATCCAGAACCAGTACACAGGAGTAATGCCCAAATGGATGGTAATAATGAAGGGCATAATTTCACCCTACGGAAGAACGTAAACCAGAGCATCTGCAATTTTGTGAGTCCAATTGAGTACTACACCACGCAGGAAGACGAGGGAGGAAAGGAACACAGCCTCATCGTGCAAAACGACATACAGCAATTTAGAAATGAAGACCTTCAAAAGTATTATGCACTTAAAGGGAAGATCTCTCAAAACTGGAACCATAATGGTAGCGGTTGTACCAATCATATCAACGGTGTGAGGAATGGCAGCACATGTAATGGGGGTAGCGACCCTGTGATGTTATCCAAAGGAGTGAATCGCATCCCCCATGGTTATATTCATCCGCCTTCTCCTGTCCATGTCAATAGCAGTAGCGAGGGAACCgtttcaaaaaatgtaaaagggATCAGCAGTGAAGGCGGTGTAAACGTGGTTAGCGGCAACTGTGTTAAGGAGATGGCAGCTGAGATGGACAATAGGAACCATCACGGAAATGATAttggtggggaaaaaacggatAAGCAGTGTAATAATAGCTTAATTGCGCACGTAACTAATGGAGGTGTAAGTTACTGGGGAGGAGCAGCTAGAGGGCCGGAAAAAGCGAGTACGTCCGAAATGGCAATAAATGGAACATGTAAGAGCAGGGCGGCGGAGAAAAGCTACCCCCAGAGTGGTTACTACGTAAGTAACAGCAACGGTCGCAGTGGAAAAGACGATGAGAAAACAGGTGCATATGGCACACGAAATGGGAATATCCCTAACCATTTTAGCACTGCAGCGCAGTTCTCGGGTTTGAACAGAACACAGGAAAGGGCCACTCCTGAGAATCCCCCCCtagaaagtaaaaaatcagccaaaaaatgggagccCGTTAAAAGTAATACCGTAATGATGGATAGTAATAACCATTTGCCTTGTGTTAGTAAGGGCAGTACCTTTAGTGAGGGACGAGACGGAGATATCTCCCATTTTGAGGGAAATACCTCCCATTTTGATGGGAATGGGAATGGATTAATAATGacggaaaagagaaaaactaATTTTAATGCACCAAGTGAAGGCGGTACCCACTCGAGAGAAACACCACAAGGGAGATCCAATACGTGCTGcgataaaaaggaaacgttAGACATTTTCGCGAACGTTCGTGGAACTGTATTTCATAAGGAAGaggcgaaggaaaaaataagtgaagCAGTCATGGaagatggtaaaaaaaagaaggtaTATTTATGCACCCGAAATGGTGGCCCTCACATTAGTACCGTTAAACGGTGCAGCATGGCCAAGACAGGGACTGCATACAAAGGTAGGGACACTCCGATGCTGCAATGGAATAGGGGATGTGGCCCTAACGTAGGCAGTGCTGGACAGGGTCTGGCGCAGGAGGAGGGAGATGAAACTGTGCTCAAGGTTGTCCACTCTGGCAATAGTAGCGATGTGAATAAGGATGCCAATAACGGTGTCAATAACGATGGCAataatggtgatggtgacgAATGGGGGGGTCATccacaaaatgaagggaaGAGAGAAGCAGTAGGGGGCTACGTTCAGGGAAGCATACACAATAGGCAGTCGCGTGTGAGTCTTTGCAAACgctgggaagaagcaaaccaTCTAGGTGGAGAAAAAACCCATTTGGAGACGCACAATGAGCAGAATTGCGAAGCGAGTGGGTGGTCCCCATCCAACCCGAGTTTTATTTTAGGAGGTGCGAAGGGCAGCAGCAAGATGGTCCAAAGTGACAATCAGGAAAACTACCATTTGTATGAAGCGTTGTCCGCTAAATATCCCGCCCATGGGAATGACCCCCAAAGTGCCAACGCAGGAACTACACAGTGgagtaaagaaaaaggggggaaacacattttgaataaaaatataaacgaattaaaaaacgGCGCGATGAAGAAGCACAGCATGGAAAACTTAACCGACTCGTATATTTATCACTTAAATAATTTGAACAGAAATGCCAAGATGAGAAGCGAGAAGGggaagttaaaaatgaatacacaCAGTTCCAGCGTTCTGGAGAGGCATGTTCCATGTGTGAGTAGCACTGAAAGGGGTGACACGGATAAGAGGGGTGTAGGGGGAAAGGGtaccaaaagggaagacgGAGTGCATTACATGAGGGACGATCAAACGGGAGAAACAAAATGCACTAATTCGGGCGcatcaaatgggaaaagtaGCCACCATGTTAATAGCGAATTGTCCTCTCAAAACACGAATAATAGCAATAGTGGAGGACACTGCGAGGGGCACTTAAAGGATAGTTCCTATTCTGAAGGTGTGAGCTTACTCGGTAGGGGAAATCAAACGGGTAGTcttttccaaatgggggaagcgtTTAGCAGCTCTTCGCAAAAGAGGGACGTGGAAGGGAACGACCTTTTGGCACATGTTAGGGGAAGTAACCTGAAGGAGGGTCCCGTTGATGGTGTCTCTGAAAGGAGAGCCGATGGGGCCGGGGACTCGGAGGGGGCGTTCGATAAGGGCGCGAATGGTAGCAACGATGGGGGTAGCAGTAGGGGCAGAGATGTAAGCGGTGTGAGTGGCATGAGCGGTGTGAGCGGCATGGACGATATGAGTCGTGTGAGCGACATGAGCTGCCTCAACGATGGGAGCCACGAACCGAGCGACGGAAATAAAACAGCGCGAGCGCGGAAAGTAACCCTGCCGTGGAGCAAGGATCACATAGTTAAAATGAACTACAGAAGTAGGAgcatgaaggggaaaagcagTATCACCATAAACACCAAGTTGGCCAGATACGAAAGGGTGCTGATCCACACGTGCATTAGCAAACtgaattggaaaaaatgcattgACAATGCAAACAAAGGAATCTTCTACTGGATAGGATATAACATAACCGATTTTGACCATTACAattatatgaagaagaaaaaaattataaacagaATTCCAtccatgtatatgtatacgaAGAAAAAGGCCTTAACATTTTTACTGTCCCACTTGTCGTtgattttcccctccctATATGATTTCTACCCAAACACATTTGTATTgccagaaaataaaaatattataaagtaCATTCTGAACAGCAATAATAAAGATTACTACATTATGAAGCCAGATTGTGGAAGCATGGGAATAGGAGTCAAAGTGATACATAAATATAGCgacattaatataaatattttgaatgGGTACAACTGCTATATTATTCAAAAGTATATAGATAACCCCCTGTTGATGTATAAGAAGAAATTTGATTTtcgcatatacattttattactGCCCGGGAAACATTACCCTAAAATATACTTGTCCAAAATTGGCTTTGCTAGACTGTGTACagaggaatataaaaaaaaaaagagatacATTTATAACACCTTTATACATTTGACTAACTATAGCATTAATAAAGACAATGAGAaatatattagaaaaaaaaacatccatgataagaataataataagCAGCTACTCAGtgatgtttttatttatctgAAGAATAATGGGTACGATATTGATGATATATGGAAACAGATTAAGAAAATTACTTGTCTAACTTCTTTGGCTATTTATTCCTACATTAAGGAAAAGATTAagtacaattttaataataatttttatttttatcagcTAATTGGGCTGGATATCCTTCTGGATGATACTGGCAAAGCGTGGTTGCTGGAGGTTAACTCTAATCCGTCCCTCCGTATTGACTACATTGACCCAAGTTACACCAACTTTGAGATCCAGTTAGAGAGCATGTTCGACAGGTATGTTAAGGAGCCCGTGATAAGCGAAATGTTTTTAATCGTGTACCGGaagatttataaaaagtattTGTGGAGGAGGGGCAAGAGGGGCGCCCCCCCAGGCGTAAGTATTGGGGAAGACCAAACGGGGAAAGAGGGGAAAGCGGGAAAACTCGGAAAACAAGGCAAACTCGGCAAACACGGCAAAGCTGACAGAATAGGCAGAGTGAAGGTTCAAAGCGGGTTCACGCACGACACGTTTGTCCCCGTCAATATCAGGGGTGTCAAAAATTGGGgggcgcacaaaaaaaagacgggCAAAAAGGTGGGCGCACAAATGGGCGCACAAATTGGCGAAAAGATGGGCGAAAAGGGCGAGCCTGGTGGCACTTATTTACCGAAGGAGAGTCCCAAATCGGACATACCCTGCAATAAccaaattgacaaaaaaaacggcCTCACTCGGAATGGCGGTGTAGGTAAAGTGCTCTCAGGTGGCCGCACGATGTACCCCCAAAAGGGGTGCACAGATCACTTACCGCGTAATGACCAGTGCGAGTCGATAAGCAAGTGTAAATTGAGTGgcacgcaaaaggggaagctgGGGAGTAATACGCAGGTGATGAACAGGATgataaaaagaaaggggaaagcgaaaaataatttattcttgaaaaaggaaaacatgaGCAACGTCGACACGTGCGTTGATGAAAATGATATCGGCAGCTTCAGTTTGTCCAACGAAATGGACAACGAGGCTGAGGGAGGGAGCATCCAACTGGAAAGCAGCAATGGTAAGGGGTACGCAGCGAGGGTGACGAACCGAGGCGGTGGGGAGACCCCTCCAAACGAGGGAATCACATCGAACGAAACGAGCACAGAAATGGGGCAAAACGGTAGGTACTCCAGCCGACCGTCCAGCAGCACCACCGGTTATTTAAACGGCATAGTGCAGAAAGAACATGGCGATGATGCCCACGGGGGGGACCATCCGCGGAGGCAGCCAACAAATGTGAAGAGAAAGTATGCAAATGAGCAGGCGGCCAATTACGACGAAGGAGAGGGCTCCTTTTCGAACGAGGAAAGGGTGTATACCAGCTCAGATATGGACTATGAAGATGACGAAGTGCAGAATGGGGGACACGCAAAAAAGAATGCTGTGGAGGGCAGAAAAGAGGGAAGTGGCAGCACGTACACATACGACTGTTATAGTAGCGGTGGTAGAAGCGGTGGCGGTAGCGGTAGCGGAAGCGATGGGAGTGTGAAATATGTGGGCAGAAACTTCGTTAAGCAGCTagggggaaagcaaaatggcgtCCTAACCGCGAAGTGTAATAAAGAGGGACGATCGCGGTACTCcagcaggggggagaaagaCCCACGTGAGGAAGAAATGAACCAAATGTGCAGTTATGAAGAAGtgctaaaaagggaaaacaaactAATCGAGACGAACATCCTAAATAAAGAGACGTACGTACAGATAGATAACCAAGAAGATATCCAGCTTGACAAATTCCTAAACGATGACGTAGAAACGTACAAATCACTCTCAAGAAATATTAGTGACAgtgtgtataaaaaaaaaatcgaaaattttattatgattAGAAGTAAcctatataaatatatgaactgCTTAAACGTCCTGGGAATTcgttacataaataataacgaTATAAACAGCTTTGAAGAATTGTATAATAAGAACATTTCGTTTGACTTGAAAAAGACGTACACAAAAATTAGGAAAGATATTTTACACCccctaaaaaataatgtactAGAAAAGAACgtatacataaatttaaaaaaagaaacgagcAAATATTAtaacgaaatgaaaatatacaatGACTGTTATTTTCTGTTCGATTTtgtgctaaaaaaatatgacaaaaatttgaagaagaagaataagAAGGTCGAATATCATATTGACAAAAATACCTTCCTGTGCATGTGTGCagatgtaaaaataaataaaataattgaaaatgtgGATATCCCCACGAGCAGTTACAATAATTTGTTTGACGCAAATAAAGGCACGCACGAAAATCAAATGTTTCAAATCGTTAAGGAGGTCTTGAAAAATAAGAATTGCGAGAGGAAGGGGAATTCCGGAATGCACAGGAGAAGGCACGTCAGTGATGAGAACTGCTCGAACAACTCCAGCTTTGGGGACCCCCCTGATTTGTCAAACGGGATTTTGTCGGAGGACCGCGTTTACAGGCGCAGGggcagagggggggaggaagctgCAAAATTGTCTGCCCTCCGAGGGGGAATTAGCGGcattggcggtgttggcggcgttggcggtgttggagGCACCTGTGGCAATGGTGGCAATGCCGACCGTGACTGCACCACTCGCGGCCTCAACCGCTGCAATGAGCAACCCGGAAACGGCTCGTATTACGCATCCATCTTCTGCCCCTTTTCCCTAGTCCCAACGTCAAACAATCTGGTGAATTTCAACACCATAGGAATTGGCAGCACCAAGTACAAAAGCaagaggcggaaaaaaatgaacatttacGACTtggaatatttatttatgagGCAAGTGTTCTTCAGCAAGTACATTAACAAAAACCAAGGCTTAACAGttatcgatttttttttactaatgCAACAGGTAGCCCTTTTGATATTCCCCTTCATCAGCTACGTTAGCGCGTACAACGTTTCGTACCCCTATAATGGCACCCTGTTTGAGGAATTGAACAATCAAGGAAATAGTTTGTTCGTCAGTGGGGGCCCAGACACGGGCGTGGGAGGCGTGAAAAAGTGCGTTAAgagcaaaaagaaaggagAGAAGGATAGGGATAATAACGCTTactcaaaaagggaaaataaggGCTGCACGGATTGTAACGGTTGCAAAAGTTGTAACGATGTGGCCAATTCGGCGAAAACAAACGCCAACGGctttcttcaaaaggggggagaagtaccATATGACCCGTTGCATTCCGAATTGAGTAGAACAAATTGTACCAGGAATGGCATTCACCacgtggaggagaaaaaaaaaaataattatttatggcacaaaaatgtttgCAGCAATGTTTACAACTTGTATGAGTACATTCAAATAGGCGTTAACCCCgctgttaaaaatgtttgtttggaaacttttttaaattttatctttAACAAGTACGGAATAATACAGTTTTCGTGA